The following coding sequences lie in one Candidatus Neptunochlamydia sp. REUL1 genomic window:
- a CDS encoding transposase — translation MHSQDLPLNIQATLPKFQHPANDKSDGECFSNRKILVERGITPVIPGRKSRKVTIQHDEHTYKERNAVERFFGRIKEFRRIATRYDKTGCMFKGALLFASIIMWCKL, via the coding sequence ATTCATAGTCAGGATCTTCCACTAAACATTCAAGCAACGCTTCCCAAATTCCAGCATCCTGCCAACGACAAAAGCGACGGTGAGTGTTTTTCTAATAGGAAAATCTTAGTAGAGAGAGGAATTACTCCGGTAATCCCTGGAAGAAAAAGTAGGAAAGTAACCATTCAGCATGATGAGCACACGTATAAAGAACGAAATGCTGTCGAAAGGTTCTTTGGACGCATTAAGGAGTTTCGAAGAATTGCAACACGTTATGATAAAACAGGTTGTATGTTTAAAGGAGCGCTCTTGTTTGCTTCGATCATCATGTGGTGTAAACTTTGA
- a CDS encoding IS6 family transposase yields MLHGNPPSKKRKSLNYSRKLCQFSTVPSNTSWRVDETYIKIKGVCHYLYRSIDSNGETLDFYLSKKRDAKAAFIFFQKLSSIGNPRVINVDKDKAYPCAFAAMQEEGIFVNTELRRVKYLSNIIEQDHRAVKRQYHHSIGYKQFVSARNTIEGIEAMHMIFKGQINRISDGNAYDVKIFIEGLFKAQKLAA; encoded by the coding sequence TTGTTGCATGGGAATCCTCCATCTAAAAAGAGAAAGAGCTTAAATTATTCTAGAAAATTATGCCAGTTCTCAACAGTCCCTTCAAATACGTCTTGGAGGGTTGATGAAACCTACATCAAGATTAAAGGAGTTTGTCACTACCTTTATAGATCGATTGATTCCAATGGAGAAACACTCGATTTCTATTTGAGCAAAAAACGGGATGCAAAAGCAGCTTTTATCTTTTTTCAAAAGCTTTCTTCTATCGGAAATCCAAGAGTAATCAATGTTGATAAGGACAAGGCTTATCCATGTGCTTTTGCAGCAATGCAAGAGGAGGGAATCTTTGTAAATACAGAGCTTCGAAGAGTGAAATACCTGAGCAATATTATTGAGCAGGACCATAGGGCAGTCAAAAGACAATATCATCATTCCATTGGTTACAAGCAATTTGTATCAGCAAGGAATACTATTGAAGGGATTGAAGCAATGCATATGATTTTCAAAGGTCAAATTAATAGAATCTCGGATGGAAACGCTTATGATGTAAAGATATTTATTGAAGGATTGTTTAAAGCTCAAAAATTAGCTGCATAA
- a CDS encoding transposase — MQQVEMICLEDLVPESHNYRKFAKIWSFSFVEKRLRKLEKDNPHKGHGLLRIFKCLLLQFMENCSDRELERFIQENTAARWFCGFNLRDNTPDHTVFCQLRKKIGTNILSKIFADLRDQLKDLGLMSEVFSFVDATHLIAKANLWEERDKAIAEKYEKLNNENISQFSADVQAKIGCKGKNKYWYG; from the coding sequence ATGCAACAAGTTGAGATGATTTGCTTAGAAGACTTGGTTCCAGAAAGCCACAATTACCGTAAATTTGCCAAGATTTGGTCATTTAGTTTTGTGGAGAAAAGACTCAGAAAACTGGAGAAGGACAATCCCCATAAAGGGCATGGCTTGCTTCGGATATTCAAGTGTTTATTGCTGCAGTTTATGGAGAACTGCAGCGATAGAGAATTAGAACGCTTTATCCAAGAAAACACTGCAGCTCGATGGTTTTGTGGGTTTAACCTGAGAGACAATACCCCAGATCACACAGTCTTTTGTCAGCTTAGAAAAAAAATAGGGACCAATATCTTGTCCAAGATCTTTGCTGATCTAAGAGACCAGCTAAAAGATCTTGGACTTATGAGTGAAGTTTTTTCCTTTGTAGATGCAACACATTTAATTGCTAAAGCGAATTTATGGGAGGAAAGAGATAAGGCGATTGCAGAAAAATACGAGAAACTGAACAACGAAAACATCTCACAATTTTCTGCAGACGTTCAAGCAAAGATTGGTTGTAAAGGGAAGAATAAATACTGGTATGGTTAA
- a CDS encoding MFS transporter: MHKKSVVAWWTWSLAVLFLFYEFFVRVYPSIMVKELMGSFKATAGQLGTLSAFFFYAYAPMQIPVGIMMDRYGARKLLTFAALFCGVGSFFFGMAQTLAPAEFGRFLMGIGSSFAFVGMIYICSHWFPAKKLALLVGVGNSIGMLGAVGAEGPLSFAVENFGWRVTVNAFGFIGLFLAVILYVFIRKEPEQKKVETKKVSSDLLRNLKIVASNPRTWLNAAIALLFYMTTAAFASLWGIPFLIESYGISKNIAGFAVSMIFVGWIIGGPIIGFISDRFSRRKPFLYASTLLCLACILPVIYMEHLPFSLIFTLLFLVGFFQAAQLLNFSLGIELNPIEAKGTSIAITNFSVAAGTSLIQPLLGVLLDLRWSGAMKDGIPIYSLEDYHYAMLSFPVTILLAFFLLFFLKEKRHEPDKTFWNKIIGMD; the protein is encoded by the coding sequence GTGCATAAAAAATCGGTTGTTGCTTGGTGGACATGGAGCCTTGCTGTTCTCTTTTTATTTTATGAGTTTTTTGTTCGAGTCTATCCCTCTATCATGGTGAAAGAGCTAATGGGCTCCTTCAAGGCAACAGCAGGGCAGCTTGGAACCTTGAGTGCCTTTTTCTTCTATGCTTATGCCCCAATGCAAATTCCTGTTGGGATTATGATGGACCGCTATGGAGCTAGGAAGCTTCTTACTTTTGCAGCTCTTTTTTGTGGGGTCGGTAGTTTTTTCTTTGGAATGGCTCAGACATTAGCTCCTGCAGAATTTGGCCGTTTCCTCATGGGAATTGGCTCCTCATTTGCTTTTGTAGGGATGATTTATATTTGTTCGCATTGGTTTCCTGCAAAAAAACTGGCTCTTCTTGTAGGAGTGGGGAATTCCATAGGGATGCTTGGTGCTGTTGGTGCTGAGGGCCCCTTAAGTTTTGCTGTCGAAAATTTTGGTTGGCGTGTGACAGTCAATGCTTTTGGATTTATTGGACTTTTCCTTGCTGTAATTCTTTATGTGTTTATTCGAAAAGAGCCAGAGCAAAAGAAAGTTGAAACGAAAAAAGTCTCAAGCGATCTTCTGCGCAATTTAAAAATCGTCGCTTCCAATCCTCGAACATGGCTCAATGCTGCCATCGCTCTTCTTTTTTATATGACAACAGCGGCATTTGCCTCCCTTTGGGGAATTCCCTTTCTCATCGAAAGTTATGGGATTTCAAAAAATATTGCAGGATTTGCTGTTTCGATGATTTTTGTAGGTTGGATTATAGGGGGGCCGATCATTGGCTTTATTTCAGATCGCTTCAGCAGACGAAAGCCCTTTCTTTATGCAAGTACTCTCCTTTGTTTAGCTTGTATTCTTCCTGTTATTTATATGGAACACCTTCCCTTTTCACTCATTTTTACTCTTCTATTTCTTGTGGGATTCTTTCAAGCGGCTCAACTGCTTAATTTCTCTCTGGGAATCGAACTTAATCCCATTGAGGCAAAAGGAACTAGCATTGCAATTACCAACTTTTCTGTTGCAGCTGGAACGTCTCTCATACAGCCTCTGTTAGGAGTGCTTCTTGACCTTAGGTGGTCTGGGGCAATGAAGGATGGAATTCCAATCTATTCTTTGGAAGATTATCACTATGCGATGCTTAGTTTTCCGGTCACCATTCTCCTTGCCTTTTTCCTTCTCTTTTTCCTTAAGGAGAAAAGACATGAGCCTGATAAGACCTTCTGGAACAAGATTATAGGTATGGATTGA
- a CDS encoding glucose-6-phosphate isomerase: MSAFNEYHSVETLRKIAQKPVDLSKGGCLCPKRMEEMMMECPNLKLFYGTERVNEKTMETLFELANEAGVHEKMLAMQNGEMINKIEGFESENRMVLHTAMRDFFDRQAEGEQARQAAALAYAEMEKLKSFLDGIKKEDYTDMIQVGIGGSELGPKAIYLALEAFNKPGKRVHFISNVDPDDAANVIRRVNLSKTLVVIVSKSGTTLETLTNEELIRKKFQEEGLSPKNHFLAVTGKGSPMDNPEMYRKSFYIWDYVGGRYSATSMVGCVMLAFALGMEKLLDFLRGANSMDKVALEQDPKKNLPLLSALLGIWNHNFLGHPTTAIIPYSQAMSRFPAHLQQCDMESNGKRIDKQGSPVDFWTGPIIWGEPGTNGQHSFYQLIHQGTIIVPVEFIGFMESQFGEDSSFKGTTSQEKLLSNLFAQSIGLATGQKSDNPNKEFPGNRPNRVLMAKKCDPYTMGAILSYFENKVAFQGFIWDINSFDQEGVQLGKVLANKIIDQFSKKNKEEEYEKDFPLGAVYIDHLKGL, from the coding sequence ATGTCAGCATTCAATGAATATCATTCTGTCGAAACCTTGCGCAAAATTGCCCAAAAACCTGTAGATCTTTCAAAGGGAGGCTGCCTCTGTCCCAAACGGATGGAGGAGATGATGATGGAATGTCCCAATCTCAAGCTTTTTTATGGAACGGAAAGGGTTAATGAAAAAACAATGGAGACTCTTTTTGAGCTTGCGAATGAAGCGGGTGTGCATGAGAAGATGCTTGCGATGCAAAATGGGGAAATGATCAATAAGATCGAGGGGTTTGAGAGCGAAAATCGCATGGTTCTTCATACCGCAATGCGCGATTTTTTTGATCGTCAAGCCGAAGGGGAGCAGGCGCGACAAGCTGCAGCTCTTGCCTATGCCGAAATGGAGAAGTTAAAGAGCTTTCTCGATGGAATCAAAAAAGAAGACTATACCGACATGATTCAAGTGGGGATTGGAGGATCGGAGCTTGGGCCCAAAGCTATTTATCTTGCTTTAGAAGCCTTTAACAAACCCGGAAAGAGAGTTCATTTCATCTCGAATGTTGATCCTGATGATGCGGCGAATGTGATTCGTAGAGTCAATTTAAGCAAAACTCTTGTGGTGATCGTTTCGAAATCAGGAACAACACTTGAAACTCTGACAAATGAGGAGCTCATTCGAAAGAAATTTCAGGAGGAAGGGCTTTCCCCGAAGAACCACTTTCTTGCTGTTACGGGAAAGGGAAGTCCTATGGACAATCCAGAAATGTATCGCAAATCGTTTTATATTTGGGATTATGTTGGGGGGCGATACTCTGCAACCTCGATGGTAGGGTGTGTGATGTTGGCCTTTGCTCTAGGAATGGAAAAACTCTTAGATTTTCTTCGTGGGGCGAATTCGATGGATAAAGTAGCATTGGAGCAGGATCCGAAAAAGAACCTCCCCCTTCTTTCAGCACTCTTGGGGATTTGGAATCATAACTTTTTGGGTCATCCCACCACTGCAATTATTCCCTACTCTCAGGCGATGTCTCGTTTCCCTGCTCACTTGCAGCAGTGTGATATGGAATCCAATGGAAAGCGCATTGATAAACAGGGGAGCCCAGTTGATTTTTGGACAGGGCCGATTATCTGGGGAGAACCTGGTACCAATGGACAACATTCTTTTTACCAACTTATTCATCAGGGAACCATTATCGTTCCTGTAGAATTTATTGGTTTTATGGAAAGCCAGTTTGGGGAAGATTCTTCTTTCAAAGGAACCACCTCCCAGGAAAAACTGCTCTCAAACCTTTTTGCTCAGTCGATTGGTCTTGCAACTGGGCAGAAGAGTGACAACCCTAACAAAGAATTCCCAGGAAACCGTCCTAATCGAGTCTTGATGGCCAAAAAGTGTGATCCCTATACCATGGGAGCCATTCTTTCCTATTTTGAGAACAAGGTGGCATTTCAGGGCTTTATCTGGGATATCAACTCCTTTGACCAAGAAGGGGTGCAGCTTGGAAAAGTTTTGGCGAACAAAATTATCGACCAATTTTCTAAGAAAAATAAGGAAGAGGAGTATGAAAAAGACTTTCCCCTTGGAGCTGTATACATTGATCATCTTAAGGGACTTTAG
- a CDS encoding IS1 family transposase, giving the protein MRCGISLVQKNKLWIIKALDRASKKTVAWVLGHRSTATFRKLYSKVCHLTECIFFTDDWPDFAKVLPKDRRIIGKSGTIAIKQDNSNTRHHIGRMVSKTKEMVDTTIKLWCALSDPEIFASFQKLRVSIFR; this is encoded by the coding sequence ATGAGATGTGGCATTTCATTGGTTCAAAAAAACAAGCTATGGATCATCAAAGCCTTGGATCGTGCTTCAAAAAAAACTGTCGCATGGGTACTCGGTCATCGTAGCACTGCAACGTTCCGAAAGCTCTATAGCAAAGTCTGTCACCTAACAGAGTGTATATTTTTCACAGATGACTGGCCTGACTTCGCTAAAGTCCTCCCAAAAGATCGCCGCATAATAGGAAAATCTGGAACGATTGCCATCAAGCAAGATAATAGCAACACTCGTCATCACATTGGGAGAATGGTTTCTAAAACTAAGGAAATGGTTGATACAACTATCAAATTATGGTGTGCTCTTTCAGATCCTGAAATATTCGCTTCGTTTCAAAAGTTAAGAGTATCAATCTTTAGGTAA
- a CDS encoding IS630 transposase-related protein translates to MTYSLDFRKKVLSIRSKEKLSFAQVAKRFGVSVNSVFLWSKRLEPRRTKIRPAIKIDREILMEDIKKYPDAFNYERAHRLNVSTSGIRCAMKRLRISYKKNAQPSQGLRNKKTNLSRKNRRI, encoded by the coding sequence ATGACATATTCGCTAGATTTTAGAAAAAAAGTTCTATCGATCCGAAGCAAAGAAAAATTAAGCTTTGCCCAAGTAGCAAAACGCTTTGGAGTAAGTGTAAATAGTGTGTTTCTCTGGTCTAAGAGGTTAGAGCCGAGGCGCACTAAAATCAGACCTGCAATAAAGATTGATAGAGAGATCTTGATGGAGGATATCAAGAAATACCCTGATGCCTTCAACTATGAACGAGCACATCGTCTCAACGTAAGCACTTCAGGCATTCGGTGTGCCATGAAGAGGTTAAGAATTAGCTATAAAAAAAACGCTCAACCATCCCAAGGCCTGCGAAACAAAAAGACAAATCTTTCAAGGAAAAATCGCAGAATATAA
- a CDS encoding IS630 family transposase, translating into MAEYKRLGKPIVYIDESGFAHDMPRTHGYSKIGQRCFGTHDWGAKGRTNAIGALLGTSLLTLALFECNINTDAFSIWAEEDLLPKLPSESILVMDNASFHKSKSMQEKIQAAGHTLEYLPPYSPDLNPIEHKWAQAKSKRRKYQYGIDELFKEHCL; encoded by the coding sequence ATCGCAGAATATAAACGTTTGGGAAAGCCAATTGTATATATTGATGAAAGCGGGTTTGCCCATGATATGCCCCGCACCCACGGTTACTCCAAAATAGGACAGCGATGTTTTGGTACTCATGATTGGGGAGCAAAAGGAAGAACAAATGCAATAGGGGCATTACTTGGAACAAGCCTCCTTACACTTGCGTTATTCGAGTGCAATATTAATACAGACGCCTTTTCCATTTGGGCAGAGGAGGACTTGCTACCGAAACTTCCCTCTGAAAGTATTCTGGTTATGGATAATGCTTCATTCCATAAAAGCAAATCTATGCAAGAGAAGATCCAGGCTGCAGGCCATACCTTGGAATATCTTCCTCCCTATTCCCCTGATCTAAACCCTATTGAACACAAGTGGGCACAGGCAAAGTCTAAGCGAAGAAAATATCAATATGGAATAGACGAACTTTTCAAGGAGCACTGCCTATAA
- the trmB gene encoding tRNA (guanine(46)-N(7))-methyltransferase TrmB — protein sequence MVESASMKPKDLPYPYGWKDRRPLLKDKIFYVPEYYQEHQKELFPSFAEHFGNDNPVNLEYCSGNGEWIIQRAQENPDKNWVAVEMWFERVRKIYSKTVNCGIDNLLIISGKGLTFSREYLPNHCLDAVFVNFPDPWPKDRHAKNRIIQRPFVEELRRTVTHMGTVTLVTDDVPYRDQMECEMQEWPKVPASHENYGSSFFERLWLSKGLEIHHMCYANR from the coding sequence ATGGTAGAATCAGCTTCTATGAAACCGAAAGATTTACCCTATCCTTACGGATGGAAAGACCGCCGTCCACTACTCAAAGATAAGATCTTTTATGTCCCTGAATATTATCAGGAGCACCAAAAGGAATTATTTCCTAGTTTCGCGGAGCATTTTGGGAATGACAATCCAGTTAACTTGGAGTATTGCAGTGGAAATGGAGAATGGATTATCCAGCGTGCGCAGGAAAATCCGGATAAGAACTGGGTAGCTGTCGAGATGTGGTTTGAGAGGGTAAGAAAAATTTACTCAAAAACTGTGAATTGTGGAATCGACAATCTCTTGATTATTTCGGGAAAGGGGTTGACGTTTTCTCGAGAGTATCTGCCTAATCATTGCTTAGATGCAGTCTTTGTCAATTTCCCTGATCCTTGGCCAAAGGATCGTCATGCTAAAAATCGGATTATTCAGCGTCCCTTCGTAGAAGAACTGAGGAGAACTGTGACCCACATGGGGACTGTAACGCTTGTGACGGACGATGTTCCTTACAGAGATCAGATGGAATGCGAAATGCAGGAGTGGCCCAAGGTTCCTGCCTCCCATGAAAATTATGGCTCTTCCTTTTTTGAGCGCCTCTGGCTCTCCAAGGGCCTAGAAATCCACCATATGTGTTATGCGAACCGTTGA
- a CDS encoding MotA/TolQ/ExbB proton channel family protein, with translation MESINIDLTQVFSAAPWIYTILALLSMCAVMIALYTLLTTRSSKILPKNTQGAIGRMLRSQDYEKVLILCDENPSLFSKMIAAGITSRPLGNQGILDAMKAAGKRGSAPFWQKIALLNDIAVLAPMLGLLGTVTGMFYAFYDLNRSMESLSTLFDGLGISVGTTVAGLIVAIFAMLFYTFLKFRLIRSMTAVENEAMQLAGTLFHDPR, from the coding sequence ATGGAATCTATAAATATTGATCTAACTCAAGTTTTCTCGGCAGCCCCATGGATCTATACAATACTTGCTCTCCTTTCCATGTGCGCCGTAATGATCGCCCTCTATACTCTTTTGACTACGCGCTCTTCAAAAATATTGCCGAAAAACACTCAAGGTGCAATCGGACGGATGCTCCGATCACAAGATTATGAAAAAGTTCTTATCCTCTGCGATGAAAACCCTTCCCTCTTTTCTAAAATGATCGCAGCAGGAATCACCTCTCGCCCTCTAGGAAATCAAGGAATTCTTGATGCCATGAAAGCCGCGGGAAAACGGGGATCGGCACCCTTCTGGCAAAAAATAGCTCTTCTCAACGACATTGCCGTCCTCGCGCCGATGCTTGGTCTTTTGGGAACAGTCACTGGAATGTTCTACGCCTTCTACGACCTCAACCGCTCTATGGAGTCTCTTTCCACATTGTTTGATGGTCTTGGTATCTCTGTGGGAACCACCGTTGCAGGACTCATCGTAGCCATCTTTGCAATGCTCTTCTATACCTTCCTAAAATTTCGGCTCATCCGCTCTATGACAGCCGTCGAAAACGAAGCAATGCAACTTGCAGGAACCCTTTTTCATGATCCCCGATGA
- a CDS encoding biopolymer transporter ExbD, giving the protein MIPDDELAPKSTISFAPMVDFLFIVIAIFAVIAISRKALFDSHLSLVEATRNAKTSAHHADHTINLSISPKGEYKLIDAKESMILDNIETIKQELNKHQKTHILLHIDKHAEWQPIATLIYSMNEEGFHVYPVYEKK; this is encoded by the coding sequence ATGATCCCCGATGATGAACTCGCTCCCAAATCCACGATAAGTTTTGCACCGATGGTTGATTTTCTCTTTATCGTCATTGCGATCTTCGCTGTAATCGCCATCTCAAGAAAAGCCCTTTTCGACTCCCACCTCTCCCTTGTTGAAGCAACCAGGAATGCAAAAACCTCTGCGCATCACGCCGACCACACCATCAATCTCAGCATTTCCCCCAAAGGCGAATATAAGCTAATCGATGCAAAAGAAAGCATGATCCTCGACAATATCGAAACAATCAAACAGGAGCTCAATAAACACCAGAAAACGCATATCCTCCTTCATATCGATAAGCACGCCGAGTGGCAACCTATCGCAACGCTCATTTACTCCATGAATGAAGAGGGATTCCACGTCTATCCTGTCTATGAAAAAAAATGA
- a CDS encoding IS630 family transposase — protein sequence MKKTLNHPKACEKKRQIFQGKIAEYKRLGKPIVYIDESGFAHDMPRTHGYSKIGQRCFGTHDWGAKGRTNAIGALLGTSLLTLALFECNINTDAFSIWAEEDLLPKLPSESILVMDNASFHKSKSMQEKIQAAGHTLEYLPPYSPDLNPIEHKWAQAKSKRRKYQCGIDELFKEHCL from the coding sequence ATAAAAAAAACGCTCAACCATCCCAAGGCCTGCGAAAAAAAAAGACAAATCTTTCAAGGAAAAATCGCAGAATATAAACGCTTGGGAAAGCCAATTGTATATATTGATGAAAGCGGGTTTGCCCATGATATGCCCCGCACCCACGGTTACTCCAAAATAGGACAGCGATGTTTTGGCACCCATGATTGGGGAGCAAAAGGAAGAACAAATGCAATAGGGGCATTACTTGGAACAAGCCTCCTTACACTTGCGTTATTCGAGTGCAATATTAATACAGATGCCTTTTCCATTTGGGCAGAGGAGGACTTGCTACCGAAACTTCCCTCTGAAAGTATTCTGGTTATGGATAATGCTTCATTCCATAAAAGCAAATCTATGCAAGAGAAGATCCAGGCTGCAGGCCATACCTTGGAATATCTTCCTCCCTATTCCCCTGATCTAAACCCTATTGAACACAAGTGGGCACAGGCAAAGTCTAAGCGAAGAAAATATCAATGTGGAATAGACGAACTTTTCAAGGAGCACTGCCTATAA
- a CDS encoding IS630 transposase-related protein: MTYSLDFRKKVLSIRSKEKLSFAQVARRFGVSVNSVFLWSKRLEPRRTKIRPAIKIDREILMEDIKKYPDAFNYERAHRLKVSTSGIRCAMKRLRISYKKNAQPSQGLRKKKTNLSRKNRRI, encoded by the coding sequence ATGACATATTCGCTAGATTTTAGAAAAAAAGTTCTATCGATCCGAAGCAAAGAAAAATTAAGCTTTGCCCAAGTAGCAAGACGCTTTGGAGTAAGTGTAAATAGTGTGTTTCTCTGGTCTAAGAGGTTAGAGCCGAGGCGCACTAAAATCAGACCTGCAATAAAGATTGATAGAGAGATCTTGATGGAGGATATCAAGAAATACCCTGATGCCTTCAACTATGAACGAGCACACCGTCTCAAAGTAAGCACTTCAGGCATTCGGTGTGCCATGAAGAGGTTAAGAATTAGCTATAAAAAAAACGCTCAACCATCCCAAGGCCTGCGAAAAAAAAAGACAAATCTTTCAAGGAAAAATCGCAGAATATAA
- a CDS encoding FAD-dependent monooxygenase, whose amino-acid sequence MARDEVLVVGAGPVGLTMGIQLARLGVKFRIVDKSAIQAKDSRAAGIQPRTLEVFEDMGILPEFLKQGVKVTGINLYSGNSRLIHAVYEGFDTPYCFIIDLPQSQTETILLRELERLGGKVQRETELNNIEMHDSHVDVMLKRGESGLVPDEFAYVVGCDGARSACRKLTNTPFPGSEYPINWLILDAKLDWNYDSQEMNLFPHENGLIAIFPLPHKRSRITIERQEGDESPPTFDLALQRLQERVSPEIKFVEPADIGTFVIHYRQVTSYKTGRVLLAGDAAHLHSPAGGQGMNTGIQDAYNLAWKLALVMKGESHEEILKTYHEERHPIAKEVLAITDKITKMMTVKNSALSFMRDTFISVAGNFEGLTKQLPKRFSQIYLSYKQNPIIVNETKDHPPTEVKVGGRAPDHLVKQGEKEIRLFELLQGTHHTLLLFSGKKPTEKELKGLGEFYSIKHPQIRPYFIYRNESNLTHCIEKEQCLLDLEPSAHTHYGISKATALLVRPDGYVGMIQEPLDQKGFETYMKKVFIS is encoded by the coding sequence ATGGCTAGAGATGAAGTGTTAGTGGTCGGAGCAGGGCCTGTCGGACTTACAATGGGAATTCAACTCGCCCGGCTTGGGGTGAAGTTTCGCATCGTTGATAAAAGCGCCATTCAAGCAAAAGACTCCCGCGCAGCAGGGATTCAGCCTCGCACGCTTGAGGTTTTTGAAGATATGGGAATCCTCCCTGAGTTCTTAAAACAAGGGGTAAAAGTCACTGGAATTAACCTTTACTCTGGAAATAGCCGACTCATCCATGCCGTCTATGAGGGATTCGATACTCCTTATTGCTTTATCATCGACCTGCCTCAAAGTCAGACGGAAACAATTTTGCTCCGCGAACTTGAGCGTCTTGGAGGCAAGGTTCAAAGAGAAACGGAGCTCAACAACATAGAAATGCATGATTCTCACGTCGATGTGATGCTTAAGCGAGGAGAAAGTGGCTTGGTCCCCGATGAATTTGCTTATGTTGTTGGGTGTGATGGTGCGCGTAGTGCTTGCAGAAAACTTACTAACACTCCCTTTCCTGGTTCTGAATATCCGATAAACTGGCTCATTCTGGATGCCAAACTCGATTGGAATTATGATTCGCAAGAAATGAATCTTTTTCCTCATGAAAATGGACTCATTGCTATTTTTCCTCTTCCTCATAAGCGCTCGCGTATCACGATTGAAAGACAAGAGGGAGATGAGTCTCCTCCTACCTTTGATCTGGCTCTTCAAAGACTGCAAGAAAGGGTCTCTCCCGAAATTAAATTCGTGGAACCTGCAGATATTGGCACTTTTGTGATCCATTATAGGCAGGTAACCTCTTATAAAACGGGAAGAGTCTTATTAGCTGGAGATGCAGCCCACCTCCATAGTCCTGCTGGTGGACAAGGAATGAACACAGGAATTCAAGATGCATATAATCTTGCTTGGAAACTCGCCCTCGTCATGAAGGGGGAAAGCCATGAAGAAATCCTTAAAACCTACCATGAAGAGCGTCATCCTATTGCTAAAGAGGTCCTAGCAATTACCGATAAGATCACAAAGATGATGACGGTGAAAAACTCTGCTCTTTCTTTTATGCGTGATACATTCATAAGTGTTGCTGGAAATTTTGAAGGGTTAACAAAACAACTCCCTAAACGCTTCTCTCAAATTTACTTGAGCTATAAGCAAAATCCGATCATTGTTAACGAGACAAAGGACCATCCTCCCACTGAAGTTAAGGTTGGTGGAAGAGCCCCAGATCACCTTGTAAAACAAGGGGAAAAAGAAATCCGTCTCTTTGAATTGCTTCAAGGAACGCATCATACTCTCCTTCTCTTTAGTGGAAAAAAGCCTACAGAAAAGGAGCTAAAAGGTCTTGGCGAGTTCTATTCGATTAAACACCCGCAAATCCGCCCCTATTTTATTTACCGCAATGAAAGCAATTTAACCCATTGCATAGAAAAAGAACAATGTCTTCTTGATCTAGAGCCTTCCGCTCACACTCACTATGGCATTTCAAAAGCTACAGCCCTTCTTGTCCGCCCTGATGGATATGTCGGAATGATCCAGGAACCTCTTGATCAAAAGGGGTTTGAAACTTATATGAAAAAGGTGTTTATCTCATGA